The genomic stretch CAAGTTGTAAAACAAGGTGATCCATAACGTTTTTGACTGTCCGCCTCAAATTGCTCGGAATGAAGATATGAAACCTGCACGGCTTTAAGGAATATTCAGCATTTACACAGGAAGATGGTGAATCTTTGCCATCTCTTCCATCAGAGAAaggacagaacaaacaaaagctcCCTGGAACAGTAATGTTTAGGAAATATTACAGAAAGTGTCTCGTTGATATATATGAAACAGTTAAATGTGGGGTTCCAAACGAAAGAAGGCTCAAATAAGATGCGAAAAACATACACGCATTATTGCACTATTGTACTTACGCACCACAGAAATGTCCATTTTTGTCAGAGTAAATGTTTagaaatttgatttattttgtgttgtgtaaGAGGCATAAAGCAGATCAGCACAGCTGCATTACTAAACATTTCCATAACCTTTGGAGAAAAACAATTGAAGAGATTCTGAAGACGCATCTCTGCTAATTCTGAATGACAGTGCCAGCGCAGACTGAGGGTTAATCAAGCCCATCCAATGCAGCTTTTCCAGGATTTAGAAAATCAGGCTGATGCCCATGCATTTCCCAAACTGAATCGAAGCAGCAgtgaaaatcattttaaaagctgCTTTCTTAGCCTACGGAAGACCTCAAAATGAgttaaaataaattcaaaaagTTCAGAAACTTGTTAAAAAGTTTTCAAATGCCTCGGGCTATAAAGCATGTAATGACtctatttttcccttttcatcACTCGTGGCCAAAATTCCTCTTAAGATGGCGATGGATCAGACTTGCTGTATGTGCCAGATTGTAATAGAAATCGATGCAGGATCCAGTGAAAATGTGCTGTGGGTGTATGGAGTCAGCTCCTCCGGCTTTAAATATGCAGCAGCCTAAACTGAAGTCAGCTTGAGAAATCAATTTGCGCGATCTGAAGGGCTCTCATTCATGTAGATGATAGAAATGATGATAGCGGCACGGTCACGCATATGGCATCTAAGCTGCAAAGCTTCATGATGTTGTGTTCGGTTTATTATGAGCATATTATCACAGCAGAACGCATTCGTCTGCTGCCTCAGTTCGCTGTGCTTATCCTTAATGCTTATGATGATAGCCAGGATACTGCTGAGCACAGCTGGTGCGATGTTTAGTGTGGGCTCATCCTTGAGTGTTCACACTTCACTGTGAGAGGATGAGAGTGGGTGGTGTACGTGTGTGttagtgtatgtatgtgtgtgtgtttgtgtgtgtgtgtggtggggttAGATAGGATGACAGAAAGGGAAGTGGTTTTGCAATCATTACATAAGACTTTTGTCATTCTTTTTCTCATCCAAAGTGTTTTACAAAAACGGCTGGATACATGATCTCAAACTTCCACTGGGATCACACTCAAATCTCAGCCGGCTCCGACTGGAATCAAAAGCTCAGAAGTACTTTCAGTGCGTGTCACAAGTGTTTTTCTCCTACCTGAAGCGGCCCCAGTATGGAGCTGGTGGTGTACATGAAGAAGAGTCGCAGGTAACTTAGAACGTTAGCAAACGCAAACAGGCCCTCCGCCACCAAGATGGGATGGAAGGCATCCcagttcttcctctctgtgtcctccacaTTCTTGAACTGAGGAACAAGCATGCACATTCAGAAACAGCACTGAcgcagtctgtcagtgtgataCTAACCTACTTTACTTTGCATTTAAATCACAAACAAAGCACGGCTTGCTATTTCTTGGCAGAACTGGCTgagctagctgctagctaactgctaactCTGAGGTTCCCTGTTTCAAACACGGGATTCACAGTGGATCTAATTTCTACCCCTGGAGACCCCAaacaatgaatattttacatctCTTCCTGCTCCACCCAAGCCAGACTAGCTAACTCCAGTGTGCTTGCTAGCTGCCGATTGGCTGATCACACCTGATGAAACTAGGCCTAATGACTGCTTCAGTGATCAGAGGTGTCACCAGAGTGGCATCAAAACTAAAGCCACCTTTAATatctaaacaacaaaaaaaagttcaaatattCTATGCAATGAATGGtgctttttaatgaaattaGGTACGTTTTAGTCAGTAATGCAAATTAGAGTGCAGTACTGCAGCTTCCAGTGCATATTCATTGGACCTACATACTCATGGCCCACCCACACAGATGATTTCTCTTATTTTGCCTGATTCGACCTCTTTCTGAACACAGTGTGGGTGTGTATAGACTGTGCCTGACTGGCATCTCTCTCAATCTCCTGTATTACCGGTTAAGGTGGGAAAAATTGCACCTTGAGTTgaacaactgaaaacatttgcGTCGGTGCGTTGGGCTGTTAATTTACTGAAAGATGAACTACTAATGAAATAAACTGACTTTCTGAATTTAGCCGTCTGTCAACCTTTCAAGCCAACAGTGCTGAAGATTATATGCAGCGATCTAGAGTCTAAATCTAAagagtgtgtgtaatgtgtgtgcacCTTGCTATGAGCGACGATCTTGAGGGCAAAGGTGGCGAGGTAAAGGGAGTTCATCACGAAGCTCAGCTGGTTCCTCGACTCCTCCAGAAAGTCTTCCAGCCCCTCGTACCACAGACGCTTCACATCCGACCACACCATCCCTACAGGAGAGCAGGAATTCCCCATCACCACACGCTTATACACAcaccactggaaaaaaaaaggcattttgcTGTCATCCCCTGGAGACCAGGGCGAACAGGAATGTATGAGACACAGAAATTGGAGATTACTGTGTTGAAAAAGTGAcatgtgtaggatttagggagGTGTGTGGAAATTAATAaagagtgtttgtgtctgtttgtgtccacgAGGAATGTCATCCATTCTGCATGTACAGTAATAAAATGAAGACTGAGAGCTGGAGTCCAGCTGCAAATCAAGGCAGAGTGACACGTCCTCCACACGCCTGGATTCAGAAACGATTTCATGAGAATGAACTGGATTGATCGGTCATTGGTTTCCATGGTTTCATCACAAAGTCGacagaaatcacagaaaatgtttcacGCATGAATTGTTTGTCTCTGAATAAGTTGGTAGGATCTTTATCATTTAGTGGTTGAATTTGATATCTAATGCAGaaatcaagtacatttactcaagtattgttTGAGGTACTTACGCTTTaattgagtatttccatttcctgctACTTTGTAGGGTTTGGGTTCTACTTCTTCTCTAATATCATTCAGAGACGCATTTTATACTTTACATTAATAATATATATTactctgaaatgggccattaTGCATAATACTTTAAGTTTTTGTACTTGTACAAGTACTTTGTACAAGCATATTGTCATTTTAATACTTTATACTAATTCTACTCTACTCTACAGTACTCTACCGTtgtactgctacttttacttaactaAAAAGATCCAAGTACTTCCTCCACTAATAGAGAGGTGCAttaacacacagtgacacacacatgcgtacAGATACTCTCAGAATCTCTGCATCTGATTTCTCCATTACTGTGAGGCATCTGGCTCAGGGGACGGCAGGGTGGAGAGAGCaggagtgagagaaaaggagaacaatgaaaagcagaaggaatgaaaagctgctgtttgacgtTGAGTgttgtctgcacacatgcagcaaaacGTTGAAAATTTCACATCCTGATAAcatttgcattcaaaatctCCCTCCTGTTCTCTAACTAGTCTTGCAGAGACCCTGGAGTGTGAAATCTGCACCACTGCACCACACCTTGCAGTGAAGCTGCTTTGCAATGAGGCAGCCATtaagaaaaaaactgctgaagttATAAAAATTGATCTTTGATGTTGCTATTTTGCAGTGCTTCAGGAATCTTTCCCCCTCTAGTGGGCTATCTGAGCCCATGGAAAAACCCACTGCACTTCTGTCTAATGACTCAACTACTGATCTCGCTACTGCAATATACTGAACAAATGGGAAATTACCCCACAACCATCTTCATAACATTGAATAGTAGAAGTCAATTGCTTCTATATCCTTTCATAACCTGTCAGGTGCAGTTACTGGGATGATGTAGCAACCCGGTGATGAAAGCTAGACCAATGAGCTGTGGTTATGATGCTTTGTGACCGGTGGAGAGGAGTAGGATGCTGCAACCATGAGACAAATATCTCTGCTGAGAAGGCAGGGCCATTAAAGCGATTGAATGATCATGCTAATGGTTTCTTGGCAGAAGAGGAAGGTAGTGAAGCCCAGTCCCCAGAGAGAAAGACGGGGTCAGTTTCTATCTGTCACCATCCAGCCTCATCTGAACCCACACAGcttgtgcacatgtgtttgtcCTCGTGCAgatatgtgtttgcatgtatgtgggCTGAGTCCAGCACTCAGATGGGTCacgagggagagagaagaagctgcGGTTCCTTTCTATAGAGCTCAATTAGAAGCAGAACTGACAGATTTAATCCAGTCAAGCCAGGCTTTCTGTCATTTAGTATAGAAAGAGCTGTTTGTCATGCTATGCCTGATAGGATTAAGGATACAGGATACTGGACTTCAGACAGACCATAACAGGAATCTCTCATTTTCGCTCCAATTTGCAATGTTTTTCTATTAAATTTTGGTTCATATGATTAAATTGCTactcttttttatttattttgcatccATTAGGAGATGATTGATTATTCAATTATAGAAATTAGCCCTTCAAACTCTGAAATATATATTATGGTTGCAACATACATGGTGCCCCCCTACACCGAGCAGACATACAGTTGAGGTGAGGTAAAAAAGCTGACCTATGATCCAGAGGATGAGCAGGTAATCTATCATCTCCAGCGCAGGGCCCATGGTGTTTTTCTTGCCCTCATTGTAGACCAGAGAGTACAggttgagcagcagcaggaaggtgaAGTAGGAGGCGCTGTGGATGATGAACTTGACGAAGGGTGTGTGGATGATCTGGCCCACACGGGAGCGCGGCACGAGAAGGTAGCAGAAAGAAAGCAGCGGCCAAAGCATCGCCACGGACAGCACTGTGGCCATCTTTAGACAGGTGTGTTTGCGCCGGTAGCTGGCCGTCTCTCCAAACCAGACGGTGTTGAGGAACTGTTGACAGTTGGACTGAGCCACAAACTGTAAGGTGGACGTCAAGAGAGAATGAGGTGAGGACATCACAAATGAGCAAATCCTGATCATTTCTATGTCAGTCAGTTGAATATACTGCGTGACATGTTCAAAGTTGAGCTGGCCTCAACCTTTTTCAGTGCTGCAATAATGCAGTGACAATGCAACTGACAATCCACTTGACAGACGCCCCGTCAACCAGCATTTGAGCAGCCCTGCAACAGCGGCTTAGCGACGATGCAGCTAGCCACGTTTAGCTGTTTTGTAGTTCTGTCACTTGTAGTGTGAACATACAGTTTGAGCTACAGCCAGCAAACGGTTAGCTtatttagcacaaagacaggaacaAGGAAACAGCTGACCTGCTTAGCAAACAGGAAGGTATCAAAATTTGCCAAACAGCAAGTCGGTtagcagactttttttttttactgagcCAGCTATAAACATGTCAATGTTCTCTCTGCAATAAAAACCCAACCACAAACTCTAAATAAGAGGGACTGAAGGAGCATTTCTCTCTTGTGCAGCCTTAAGAGGTGTTCTTTCTCCGGCAGGAAACAAAGGCATGCCACTAGCTGTACTGTGATATATGAGTCAAACTGTTCACACTGAGACATCCCAGCTGTAAATTGCCCCACAGCTTCAAACTTCCAGCTTTAGTTTGTCTTTAACTGCTGTTGCCTAGAGGAAGTACTTGATCCTACCAAACTCATATCTCACAAAGACAAGCACATGGTGTGCCGGAGCAGATGGGTCCCACATATACTCCAGCAAATCATTAATAACGGATAGTATTGTTATTTTCTCCCCTCTAATCTGTGGATAGTCATTGAATGAAACGATCAAGTAACATTTCCTGATTATTGCAGATTGGCTTGCTACTGATGGTGCCAAAAGCCGCTGACTTTGCTCGCCTAACCTCTTTTTGGTTGTACTTGATGGCAAGCTTGAGTCGACTGAGATTCATGCGCTCCTCCAGTAAGCCTCTCTTGTCAATGTGATCCTCGCTGGATGTGTGGTTGAGAATCACTTCTAGCTCTCGAGAGTTTCGAGCCTGAGCCAGCAGGTCCTTGGCAAACATCTTACACTGCTTCGCCAGCTCCTCATAGTCGTTCCTGGAGTACGGAAATTAGATCCAATCAGACCACATGAAAGATAATGATTCTTATCTGTTCCTGGTTACAAAGGAAAGGGGTTTGCAATATCactgtgtacgtgcatgtgtttgtgcatgtgcagcatgtttctctGTCTTCATGTGCAGAGAAAGTCAATTAAAGTGCCCTGACATGACgtgcagcagcagttagcaATCGTACCTGAACTCCACCTCAACCAGGCTGAGCTCCTTGAGGTCTGTACTCAGCTCAAAGGCCCTGAGTATGGGATCCTCCTCAGTCAGCATGATCAGAGAGGGGCTGGCCAGACAGCGGTAAATGTCCAGGCGAAACCTGATTCGGAAAGACCACGTCGGATGAGGGGACGAAAATGTGAACACTGAAGCACAAAAAAAGAGCTgcacagatgagaaaaaaaaggaaatctaGAACATTCAGCTTCTACTGTAGCTGCTTTATTTGTACCTGCTTTGACCTCTTATGTTGTTTGCCAGCCAAACTGCAGACTGATTCATTTAGCTCACTGTGTGGGAAGCTACACTGCCCTGCACAGAGAATAAAAATGTCCAACAGAAGAAACCAGCAAAAATCTCATCTGCAAGTCTAAGATGGTATCAGAAAGCAAGAGTCACTACTTCTCAGGGGAAATGCTGCTGGTTTTGCAGCTTCCCCCTTAAAATCGAGCTTGCAGTGATTTTATATTTCAGTGTAAAACCATCACTTATTTGAACAAATGAATATACTAATACTGGCAAACCAAATACTGACTCTCCATATCCAGATAAGCAGAGCTTGGCAGGAACACAGAGCATTAGGACTGTGGGACTGAGAGAGTACTGTAAGCATGGTACTGCCAGAAGTGCAtatgataataaataatttctTTCTAGATGCTTAAGATGAAGGCATCATCAAAACAAGGCGGCGCAATGTTTCACCTTTCCTGAACACTTTGCTTGACACACCAACTGATTCATAGCTGTTTTAGAGCTCCCACATACCAGAGCATGGCCAAAAAAATCATCACGTAAACCGCAGGCATCATCTGGAAGACAAAAGTGGTGTCGACCAGTCCAGGTTACAGTAATTTAGTGCAACACTAGTCTGGTTTAGATCAGTGGGAGTTTAATGCAGCCAACTGGGGAAAGCCGACAGTGTTTATACTACTGCATTTCCCACCCGCTAGATCACTGAGGTGGCATGTGTTGTACCTGGAGTGTCGTAAGCTGTCCTTCTTGTTTTTAGCGTTGCAGAGCGTGCACTCGCAGCCTACGGCATGGGGCCGGGGCAGCGAGATGTCCTGTTTCAGCAGCATGGTCAGGATCTCGTAGTTGTTCCTGTGGGCCGCCAGGATGACCGGAGCCACGTCCATGGTGGTGGAATACTCAGGGTTCTGAATCCTCTGCATCagtttctgaaaagaaaataggAATGTATggataaaaatataaaacacgCTGCAGAAATTATAAGAAAGGATTGTTTACATCCTCCTGCTCTTTGCCTCTACGGTGCTTATTTTGATTTAAGCTGTAATGAGAGGGGACTCACAGCAATGGAGGGCTTGGAAGATCGCCTCGGCCTGTGGTTGAGGAGGATATCCACAGCTCCCACCACCTCGGAGTCTATGGCCACCAACAAGGCGTCTGTCGCCTACACAGATGCAACATTTCCGAAGCTCTCAAACAGCAGATTACAAGCCGAAACAAGACACGCAGCAACAGTAAactaatgagtgtgtgtgtgtgtttactacCTGGCAGCCATGTtcaagaagaagctgcaggatgTCTAGATTCTCGTTCTCGATAGTGATGGTGACGGCATCTCGGCCCAGCACGTCTACGCAGTTGATGTTGAGCTCGCCATGTCGGTTCTCTTCGAGCAGTTTCTTCACCATGTAGTAGTCGCCTGAGAAGCACGTCGAAGACAAGTCAGATCTATAAAAGCCGGGACTATTATCTGTGCATGGCGCCAGAGAGACCCACACAGCTTCGGACGGCGCTCTCTCAGAGCAGGCTCGGCTCCAGCAGCTCTCTTAACCTCAGTCGTGTATAACAATAACATCTCCCTCAAAGGACAGTTTCTGTTGCCGAGCCTTGTTTAGAGAGGCTTTATATGGTCACAGTTGCTGGCCTGTGCACCTAAAACAACCTCAGCCTGTACAGTGTTTTTAACTTATCAATGAAACATTCTCCTCCCATCTGACCAGATGCCTCTTTGCTGTTTTACTCGGTCTGCATCTTGTGTAGCTTCCCTTCAGTTTCTTTGCGGTCAC from Chaetodon auriga isolate fChaAug3 chromosome 21, fChaAug3.hap1, whole genome shotgun sequence encodes the following:
- the trpc1 gene encoding short transient receptor potential channel 1, with translation MHISVWPYSLSVVMAALYQGTDASSPDKFLALKDVREVKEETTLDEKLFLLACEKGDYYMVKKLLEENRHGELNINCVDVLGRDAVTITIENENLDILQLLLEHGCQATDALLVAIDSEVVGAVDILLNHRPRRSSKPSIAKLMQRIQNPEYSTTMDVAPVILAAHRNNYEILTMLLKQDISLPRPHAVGCECTLCNAKNKKDSLRHSRFRLDIYRCLASPSLIMLTEEDPILRAFELSTDLKELSLVEVEFRNDYEELAKQCKMFAKDLLAQARNSRELEVILNHTSSEDHIDKRGLLEERMNLSRLKLAIKYNQKEFVAQSNCQQFLNTVWFGETASYRRKHTCLKMATVLSVAMLWPLLSFCYLLVPRSRVGQIIHTPFVKFIIHSASYFTFLLLLNLYSLVYNEGKKNTMGPALEMIDYLLILWIIGMVWSDVKRLWYEGLEDFLEESRNQLSFVMNSLYLATFALKIVAHSKFKNVEDTERKNWDAFHPILVAEGLFAFANVLSYLRLFFMYTTSSILGPLQISMGQMLQEFGKFLGLFLLVLFSFTIGLTQLYGKDRKDPDKNIPPKDCAGIFCQQQSNDAFHTFMGTCYALFWYIFSLAHVALFVTRITYTEELRSFVGAMIIGTYNIVVVIVLTKLLVAMLHKSFRQIANHEDKEWKFARAKLWLSYFDDKCTLPPPFNIIPSPKTVCYLVTSMRKWICSHTSKGKVKRQNSLKEWKNLKQKRDENYQKIMCCLVHRYLTSTRQKMQSTDQATVENLNDLRQDLSKFRNEMRDLLGFRTSKYAMFYPRS